ATGAGCCCGTTCGGGAGGAACATCTTCTTCACAACGAAGACGTTCACGAAGGGCGTGACGAGAAGCGGAACGAAAAGGAGGATCCTGACGATGTTCTTTCCGGGGAAGTCGTAGCGGGCCATCACAAAGGCGAAGACCGTCCCCAGAATCGTCGTGAGGAGCATAACGCTGAGGGATACTATTATCGAGTTCAGGACAACCCCAAAGTCGACGCCCTGAACGTAGTATATCTTCTCACTCGAGGTCTCCACCAGCTGTGAGAAGGTCCCCTGAGGGTGAAGGCTGATGAAGTACTCCGAGGTGAGTATGCTCTTGAACCAGTGAAGGGAAAAGCTGCCGTTGTACTCGAAGGCCACCGCCAGCATGGCAATTACAGGTATCACGAGGAACGTCAGCAGGTAAAGGAGCGGCAGCAGAAACGAGGTGCCCACGACCGGATCGAAGATCGGTGTTCCGAACAGTCTCTCACTCCACTTGCTAACCTTCATGGGTTCTCAACCTCCGCTCTCTTTAGATCCCTGTTCCATGCATGGTTCTGGGGTGCCTATTTAAACGTTTCCAAAAGCTCCTTGCGTTCAAAAACATGGAAATTCGGAAGATAAAATAGGAAATTTTCAGAAAGATGTTAAACTCATCCGGTTATCCCCTTGAGATCCTGAAGGACTTTGTTGTACTTGTCCATGGCGGCCTGACGCCAGGCCTGAACGAGCTGGTCCTGGAAGTTCCTGTCCTTTACGATCCTGTCGTTGATGCTCTTGGCGTATTCCTCCGTGAAGGTGACCGTCTTGCCAGTCTCGGGGTCCTTGAACTCTATCGGATCGGTGAGCTCCTTCTTGAGACTTTCGAACTGATCTTTGGTTATCTTGCCTTCTCTGTACGCCTTGGCTATGGCCACCCACGCGCTGTGGAGCTGCTGGTTCGGATCGACGAGCGTGGCCTTGAAGTAGTACTGGAGGGCACTTACGGTCTCGAGGGCCCTCTTGTCGTCGAAGGGTATTCCCTGGGCACTCGTGGCATCCTCGTAGGCCTTCTTAAGAGCGGGTCTCGCCTGACCGTAGGTCTGGCCCTCGTGCTGACCCTTGAATATGACATCGGCGTAGGTCTTGGTCACCTTCATGTCGAATATCTGGGGGTTGATGGGGAGCCTGTTTATGTCCGGGCTCATCCAGATGGCCTGCCCCTCCGTCAGGACCCAGTAGATGAAGGCCTGCGCCGCCTCGGGATGCTCTGCCTTGGCGAGGAGCGCTATCGGGTCACCGTTGATGATGCTCTCCCCCTTCGGGACGACGTAAAGGCAGTCGGGGTTCTGCTGCATGGCCGTGTAGCCGTAGAAGTCTATCGTGTTTCCTGCTGCTATCTCGCCGTTTATCACGGCGTCCCTAACGGCATCACTCGCCATGTAAACCTTGGAGTTGGCGGCTATCAGGGTCATCACGCGCCAGCCCTCTTCCCATCCAAAGGCCTGAAGGATGATCTGGTATATCCTCGTGTTGGAGGTGCTCTTCGTTGGATCCGCTATGCCGTACTGGGGCGGATCGATGGCCCATTTTTCGCTGGCAACGTCCTCCCACTTCTCCGGCATCTCGAGGTTCCACTTTTTGAGCTGGGCCTTGTTGACGGTGAAACCAAAGGAGGAAAGCGCCGCCGCTATCCAGTAGACCTTGTCCCCGTCCTTTCTGACCATGGACATTCCCGCGAGTTCGGTTGGTATCTGGTTGCCGAGCAGGTTCAGGATTTTCTCATCGGTTATCGGGGCGAGGTAGTTTTCCCTGTAGAGGTCATCGAAGAGCGTTGGCCCCCCGCCCCATCCGACGTCCGCGCCTTTCTCGATGTAGCTCGGCCAGAGGCTTTCGGGAACCTTGATGAACTTGAGGTCCTTTATGTTGTACTCCTTGGCTACGTCGCTCTTGAGGAATATCTGCTTCGTCATGTACTGGATGGTGGCATCGTGCCTCGTAACGATGACGAGGGTTATTCCCTCGCCGGAAGTTGCCGTCGAGGTGTTCTCACCTCCTATGCAGCCACTGGCAACCATGCTGAGTGCGAGAAGAGCTATCACAACCGCCGAAGCGAGCTTTTTCATTTTTACCACCTCAACCTTAACGGGTGGGGCTTCTCAAAACACAATAAAAAATTAATGGAAGCAAGAGAAGGCGTCACTTCCTCCTCCTGAGGAGTGGAAGCAGTGCAAGGCCGAGAATGGCAGCGGGACCACAGGTGCTTTCCCCGCTCTCGCTCTTCGTCTGGCCCAGAGTGCTCTGGACCGAGGTGGCCCACTTAATGAAGTTGCTGACGAACTGCGGGCCATCGAGCTTGACGCCGTGATATTCCGGTGCCCACATCGGCTCATAGCCACCGTAGGGTGTCTCACCGCTGACTATGAGGACGTTCTTCTTGTCCGGGAAGAGCTGGACGGCCATGAGCGGGAACACGCCGGTGCTGCCGGCCTCGTAGGCGTTGGCCGCCGGGTCGTTGTTCTCAACGATCTGCCCGTCCTTGCTGCTGGTGACGATCACGTAGACGTTTTCAATACCGGCGTTTGGAGTGAGGGCCTTCCAGTTGCCGCTGTCATCGACGTAGGCCACGACGCCCGGGCCGTGGAAGAGAACCTTCCCCCCGTTGGCAAGGTCCTTGGTTATCATGTCCTTGTCCGGGGTGCTCGAGTCGGGGTTAACCTGACCCACGACACGGTAGCCGGCCCCGGCGTTGCTGGTGGCATCCTCAACGGAAGCCTGATCAACGCGGAGGTTGGCCCCGATGTTGTCGAGAATAGCGTCGGCGAAGTCGATCCTGTTCACACCGTCTCCATAGTCGGAATCGGCGGCAACCCAGAGGATCCTGTTACCGTCGCTCCACCACTTCACGATGGCCTGAATCTCGTCCTGGGCGAAGGCCTGACTCGGCTGACCGAGGATGAGGAAGTCAACGTCCTTGATGGCATCGTAGGTTATCTTCTCCCCCACGCTGTCGATTCCGAGCGTGTCTGCCTCGGCCGGGTCTCCGATGTAGACCCAGTTGAAGTCGCCGAGGGTCTTTATCATTCCTTCCGCGAGAACGGTGCCGTTTTTGTCAGTCAGGGCCGCCAGTCCCTTATCGCTCTCGCCGTGGGCGAGATCAACACCGATGGTGGTTGCGCTTGCCATGGCAAAGCCAAAAACACCAAAGAACACAAACACGGCCACTATCATTGCAGCCTTTCGCATGGTATCACCGGGTTAATAACGTTTCATGGGGTTATAAATCTTATGAATCGAACTTTAACAGGTTAGAAAAACTTCCGCAAAGTCCTTAAAGGTTCCCGTCCTTCAGGCTTCAGGTGGTGTTATGGACGTTGAAGGAAGGATAGAGCTTATCAGGAGAAAGCCAACGGAGGAGCTTCTGACGGAGGAGAACCTCAGGCACCTGCTCGAGACTGGCGTTCCAATGCAGCACTACATAGGGTTTGAGATAAGCGGTTACATCCACCTTGGAACCGGCCTCATGGCCGGGGCGAAGATAGCGGACCTTCAGAAGGCTGGAATTAAAACGAGGGTTTTCCTCGCCGACTGGCACAGCTGGATAAACGACAAGCTCGGCGGTGACCTCGAGGTTATCCAGAGGGTGGCGCTCACCTACTTCAAGGAGGGCATGAAGCAGAGCATAAGGATAATGGGCGGTGATCCGGACAAGGTGGAGTTCGTGCTCGCAAGCGAGATTCTCGAGAAGGGCGACTACTGGCAGACCGTCATAGACATATCCAAGAACGTCACCCTCGCCAGAATGATGCGTTCCATAACGATAATGGGCCGTCAGATGGGCGAGGCCATAGACTTCGCCAAGCTGATATACCCCGCGATGCAGGTGGCGGACATATTCTATCAGGGCGTCACCATCGCCCACGCCGGCATGGACCAGAGGAAGGCCCACGTGATAGCTCTGGAGGTGGCCCAGAAGCTCAGGTACCACCCCCTCGAGTGGAAGGGCGAGAAGCTCAAACCCGTTGCCCTTCACCATCACCTCCTGCTCGGCCTGCAGGAACCTCCGGTCTGGCCCATAGAGAGCGAGGAGAAGTTCAAGGAGCTTAAGACCCAGATGAAGATGAGCAAGAGCAAGCCCTATTCGGCCGTTTTCATCCACGATACGCCCGAAGAGATCAGGGAAAAGCTCAGAAAGGCCTTTTGCCCGGCAAAAGAGGTTAACTACAACCCCGTCCTCGACTGGGCGGAGCACATAATCTTCCGGGAGGAGCCGATCGAGTTCACGATCCACCGTCCCGCGAAGTTCGGTGGGGACGTTACCTACACGACTTTCGATGAGCTCAGAAGGGACTTTGCGGAGGGCAGGCTCCACCCCCTCGACCTCAAGAACGCCGTGGCCGAGTACCTCATCGACCTCCTCAGGCCCGTGAGGGACTACTTTGAGAGGAACCCCGAACCGCTCGAACTGATGCGGGAGGTAAGGATAACCCGCTGATTTTTTCCTCCGGCCGGTGGAACCCATGCCAGGGGTGGACGAGAAGGACAGGGAGATACTCAGGATACTCCGGAGGGAGGGTCGTATAACCCTGACCGAGCTCGGAAGGCGGGTAGGCCTCTCCCCGGCAAGCGTTAAGAACAGGATGGAAAAGCTGGAAAAACTGAGGGCCATCAGGGGCTACTCGGCCATCGTCGATCCCGCCTTTCTTGAGGAGTACGTTCAGGTCTTCATCGAGCTCGAGCTGGCGATAGACGATCACACCGTCGATCCAATCCTCAGACGGATTGCGGCGCTGGAGGAAGTTCAGAGCCTCCACAGACGCAGTGGCGGGGAGCAGATACTGATAAGGGCGAGCTTTCATAACACCGACGAGGTAAAGGCCTTCGCCGGGAGGCTCAGGAGGTTCTTCGGTAAAAACCTTGAGCGGGTTGAGGTAAGCCTCATCATGGAGACCTTCAAGGAGAACTGGGTGTCCTTCAGGGGAAGGGAGTGAGGATGCTCTTCGTGATTCGACCGGGAAGAAAAAAGAACGAGCTTGAAGCCTTTTTCATCGAGAAGGAGCCCCACAAACTCTCAGGGATGGAGAACATTAAGGCCGACAGGGTGTACCGCCTCCTGATGCGCGATGGAAGGCTTTTCAAGGTCCTCGAAGGGAGCAACTACAGGAACCCCAAGGAGATTGAGAAACTCCTCAGGGAGGCGAGGATCGTTCTGGTGGGGGCTGAAGAGTGGGAAGACTACTTCAGGAAGAGACTCCAGAACGGGAAAGTTGAGAGGGCCGAGCTCTGCCGCCTCTGTCTCCTCGAAGGCAGAATAACCGTCCTGACGCCGGGTAAGAGGATCAAATACCGGGATGAATACATATGCGAGCGCTGTGCCGAGGACGAGCTGAAGAGGGAGCTCCGCTTCAGGTTCAGGAGCACGGCCATGTTCGATCAGGCGAAGAACCTCCTCAAACGTTTCCGCGATCTCGACAAGGTCCTCTACGCCTTTGACCCGCGCTTCGATCCCGTGAAGCATCCGGAGGTGACGCGGTGGGACGAGCTGAAGGCCAGGCACGTTAAGGTCGAGGGAATCCGACTCGATGAACTTCCGGTTCCGGAGGAGTTTAAATCGGTTCTTAAGGAGGAGGGCATCGACGAACTCCTCCCGGTTCAGAGTCTGGCCGTAAGAAACGGCCTCCTCGATGGGGAGAGCCTCCTCGTGGTTTCAGCAACTGCAAGCGGCAAAACCCTTATCGGAGAGCTGGCGGGCATCCCGAGGGCAATGGAGGGGAAGAAACTGCTGTTCCTGGTTCCCCTCGTGGCCCTGGCCAACCAGAAGTACGAGGACTTCAGACGGAGGTATTCCCGGCTCGGGCTGAAGGTGGCCATCCGGGTGGGCATGAGCAGGATTAAAACGAAGGACGAGCCGGTGGTCGTTGATACGGGTATAGACGCCGACGTGGTGGTCGGAACCTACGAGGGGATAGACTACCTCCTCCGCGCCGGCAGGAAGATAGGAAACGTCGGGACGGTGGTTATAGACGAGATACACATGATAGACGATGAGGAGCGCGGTCCGAGGCTCGACGGCCTCATAGCCCGCCTTAGGATGCTCTACCCGAAGGCCCAGTTCATAGGTCTGAGCGCAACCATCGGGAACCCCGGGGAGCTGGCCAGGGAACTTGAACTGAAGCCGGTGCTCTACGACGAGAGACCGGTCGATCTGGAGAGGCACGTCATCGTGGCGAGGAACGAGTCAGAAAAATGGCGCCACATAGCGGCCCTCTGCCGGGCGGAAGCGATGAGAAAATCCCCGCAGGGCTACAAGGGGCAGACGATAGTCTTCACCTTCTCCCGAAAGAGGACCCACGAGCTTTCCGCCTACCTTACTTCAAAGGGCCTGAAGGCCAAACCCTACCACTCGGGTCTTCCCTACAGGCAGAGGAAGCTAACCGAGATGGAGTTCCTGAGCCAGCGTCTGGACGTTGTGGTCACCACGGCCGCACTTGGAGCCGGGGTCGACTTCCCGGCAAGTCAGGTTATCTTCGAGAGCCTCGCGATGGGGAGGAAGTGGCTCACCGTCCGGGAGTTCCACCAGATGCTCGGCAGGGCCGGAAGACCCCTTTACCACGAGAAGGGGAAGGTCTACCTCATCATCGAGCCCGGAAGGAAGTACTCCGCCGGGATGGAGGGTTCCGAGGATGAGGTCGCCTTCAGGCTCTTAAACGAGCCGGTGGAACCCGTGAAGGTTGAGTGGAGCGACGAGCTCGAGCAGGACAACGTTCTGGCACATTCCTGCGTCTTCAACCGGCTGGACGTGATCGAGGAGGTACAGGGGAGGTGCCTCGGCGCCAACCAGAGCGCCGAAAAGGTCCTTGAAAAGCTCCAGGAATTCGGTTTCGTTCGTCTTAAAAGGCCCTTCGTTGAAGTTACGCCCTACGGAAGGGCCGTTAGTATGAGTTTTCTGCTCCCGAAGGAAGCTGCCTTCATAAGGGACAACCTCGGGAAGAGGCCCGCCCGCTGGATGGCGGTTAAGTTATTTCCCTTTGAGAACCTTTACATGGGCGGAAGGCTCCAGAGGGAGCTCGAGGGGGCAATCAGGGGAAGGCTGAGCGCCAGAATCTTCTCCCCGGGTTTCGCCTCAATCCTCGAGGAGCTGGACAGGGTCATCCCCGAGCTGAGCCCCAACGCCGCCGAGAGGCTCTTCACCATCTATCAGGAGTTCTTCATGTGCCCGGAGGAGGATTGCACGGAGTATGCCATGGAGAGGGTGAGCGATCTGATAATCGAACTCAGGAGGGACGGCAGGCATCCGACGCAGATAGCGGAGCACTTCAGGAAGGTTTACGGTCTGACGGTCTACCCCGGGGACGTGTTTACGTGGCTCGACGGGATTGTCAGGAAGCTCGAGGCCATCGGGAGGATAGCGAGGGTCTTCCGCGTTAGGAAAACGGAGGAGGAAGCCAGAATCCTCAGGAGGGAGATCGAGGAGGGAAGAAGGAGGTGAATCAGAGCTGGAGGATCATCTGGGCGGGATCCCTTATGGCCGGTCCAAGGCCGAGGATGTAAACCGCGAGGTACCAGTACCTCCTCTCCTCCTCGTCCGGCACGAGGTATTTTAGACCGTAGTAGACGACCACGAGTATTATGGTTATCCACGGATAGTAGAAGTAGGCACCGAAGCGGTTCACGAGCATGCTCTCCAGCCAGTGGACTTCACGGTAGCCGTAGAAGTGGATGGCCACGACGGTCGAGGCTATGTCGAAGTAGTGGGCCAGAACGGGGTAGAGGTAGAGTCTGTCGAAGGGCCTCCACCTGTAGAAGGCGAGCACTGCAACGAAGCTAACCGCCGTGTGCAAAAGGGTGAGACCGTAAGGTTCCCAGTTCTTCGCGCTGGTAACCAGCAGGTAAAGGGCCCAGAGGGCCAGAAGGGAGCCCCAGGCGGTTGTTATCTTCGGATACGTTCCAAGCCTCGCATCGGCCACGATGGCCGGCAGGATGAGGAAGAAGGCCGTGAAAAACACGCCCGGCGTCAGTAGGAGCGGGTGTTTCGGAAGAACGCCTCCATCCACCAGCGCCCTCACCGTGGCACCGAAGACGACCATCGGGGTAACCGCCAGATAGAGCCTCCCGTCCACCTTTATCCCGAGGGGCTTTATTATATACCTGTATGAGTATATCACACCGAGTCCCAGAAGGAGCGCGTAAACAAGGGTGTTGATCGCGTTGTAGCCGCTCCTCGTGAACATCGGCTCCCAGAAGTACGCGTTAAAGAACTCCCACAGAGATTGCCAGATACCCGTCATGAGCCTCCCCCCCGTGCCTCTCATCCTCGGTTTAAAGGCCTTTCGGACGGGAGGGAAAGGGTGATAAAGCCCTTAACCCTAAGTGCCCCGGGTGATAGAAGTGTACGGAATTCCCTACGTCTTTGGTGGAGCGGTCCTGATGGTCCTATTTCTGGGCCTCTTCGTGGCGGCTCTCTTCCTCTGGGCTGCGGCGAAGCTCATCGGGATCCGTGATGCCTCAATCGGAAAGGCCATGGTGGGGATACTCGGCGGTGGTCTTCTCGCGTTCCTCGTCCTCATCATAGTCGGGTTTATCCTCCGGCCGCTCGGGGTCATAGCTTCCCTGATAACCTACATCTGGGTCATAAAGGTCGTTTTCAACACCGACTGGTTCCGGGCCTTTATGGCATGGCTGGTGGCGGGTGTGATAGAGGGGTTGGTGGTCCTCATCACCGTCATCCTCGGCTTCGTTACCCTCGGATCGCTGGGATGATACGCAAGGTATAAATAGCCCCATGTTCCAGTCGACCTGATGGCCATGTTCTTCAAACCGGCCGAGGCTCAGGTAAGGGAGCTTAAACCCTTCGAAGGTTTTCCGGTTACCTTGAGGGAGGGGAGCATGGCCGGAGTCGTGGCAACGGACAAGCTCGCGGGAGTTGTTTTCCTTTATCACCTCGTCGCGAAGGCCCTTGAAGGGGGTCCGGTTTATCACCTCGGCCCCGGGGTGTCCCTTTCAATCCCCCTCCTGAAGCGCTTAACCGCGGATCTATCAAACCTCTACATGGGAAAGGTTTACTCCTCAGAAGAGCTGGTGGGGGCGCTTAACCTCGTTCAGGACGGCTCCCTTGTTGTGGTCTCGCTCTTCCCGACGCTCCTGAACCG
The window above is part of the Thermococcus sp. P6 genome. Proteins encoded here:
- a CDS encoding tyrosine--tRNA ligase, encoding MDVEGRIELIRRKPTEELLTEENLRHLLETGVPMQHYIGFEISGYIHLGTGLMAGAKIADLQKAGIKTRVFLADWHSWINDKLGGDLEVIQRVALTYFKEGMKQSIRIMGGDPDKVEFVLASEILEKGDYWQTVIDISKNVTLARMMRSITIMGRQMGEAIDFAKLIYPAMQVADIFYQGVTIAHAGMDQRKAHVIALEVAQKLRYHPLEWKGEKLKPVALHHHLLLGLQEPPVWPIESEEKFKELKTQMKMSKSKPYSAVFIHDTPEEIREKLRKAFCPAKEVNYNPVLDWAEHIIFREEPIEFTIHRPAKFGGDVTYTTFDELRRDFAEGRLHPLDLKNAVAEYLIDLLRPVRDYFERNPEPLELMREVRITR
- a CDS encoding DEAD/DEAH box helicase, with product MLFVIRPGRKKNELEAFFIEKEPHKLSGMENIKADRVYRLLMRDGRLFKVLEGSNYRNPKEIEKLLREARIVLVGAEEWEDYFRKRLQNGKVERAELCRLCLLEGRITVLTPGKRIKYRDEYICERCAEDELKRELRFRFRSTAMFDQAKNLLKRFRDLDKVLYAFDPRFDPVKHPEVTRWDELKARHVKVEGIRLDELPVPEEFKSVLKEEGIDELLPVQSLAVRNGLLDGESLLVVSATASGKTLIGELAGIPRAMEGKKLLFLVPLVALANQKYEDFRRRYSRLGLKVAIRVGMSRIKTKDEPVVVDTGIDADVVVGTYEGIDYLLRAGRKIGNVGTVVIDEIHMIDDEERGPRLDGLIARLRMLYPKAQFIGLSATIGNPGELARELELKPVLYDERPVDLERHVIVARNESEKWRHIAALCRAEAMRKSPQGYKGQTIVFTFSRKRTHELSAYLTSKGLKAKPYHSGLPYRQRKLTEMEFLSQRLDVVVTTAALGAGVDFPASQVIFESLAMGRKWLTVREFHQMLGRAGRPLYHEKGKVYLIIEPGRKYSAGMEGSEDEVAFRLLNEPVEPVKVEWSDELEQDNVLAHSCVFNRLDVIEEVQGRCLGANQSAEKVLEKLQEFGFVRLKRPFVEVTPYGRAVSMSFLLPKEAAFIRDNLGKRPARWMAVKLFPFENLYMGGRLQRELEGAIRGRLSARIFSPGFASILEELDRVIPELSPNAAERLFTIYQEFFMCPEEDCTEYAMERVSDLIIELRRDGRHPTQIAEHFRKVYGLTVYPGDVFTWLDGIVRKLEAIGRIARVFRVRKTEEEARILRREIEEGRRR
- a CDS encoding DUF63 family protein codes for the protein MTGIWQSLWEFFNAYFWEPMFTRSGYNAINTLVYALLLGLGVIYSYRYIIKPLGIKVDGRLYLAVTPMVVFGATVRALVDGGVLPKHPLLLTPGVFFTAFFLILPAIVADARLGTYPKITTAWGSLLALWALYLLVTSAKNWEPYGLTLLHTAVSFVAVLAFYRWRPFDRLYLYPVLAHYFDIASTVVAIHFYGYREVHWLESMLVNRFGAYFYYPWITIILVVVYYGLKYLVPDEEERRYWYLAVYILGLGPAIRDPAQMILQL
- a CDS encoding ABC transporter substrate-binding protein produces the protein MKKLASAVVIALLALSMVASGCIGGENTSTATSGEGITLVIVTRHDATIQYMTKQIFLKSDVAKEYNIKDLKFIKVPESLWPSYIEKGADVGWGGGPTLFDDLYRENYLAPITDEKILNLLGNQIPTELAGMSMVRKDGDKVYWIAAALSSFGFTVNKAQLKKWNLEMPEKWEDVASEKWAIDPPQYGIADPTKSTSNTRIYQIILQAFGWEEGWRVMTLIAANSKVYMASDAVRDAVINGEIAAGNTIDFYGYTAMQQNPDCLYVVPKGESIINGDPIALLAKAEHPEAAQAFIYWVLTEGQAIWMSPDINRLPINPQIFDMKVTKTYADVIFKGQHEGQTYGQARPALKKAYEDATSAQGIPFDDKRALETVSALQYYFKATLVDPNQQLHSAWVAIAKAYREGKITKDQFESLKKELTDPIEFKDPETGKTVTFTEEYAKSINDRIVKDRNFQDQLVQAWRQAAMDKYNKVLQDLKGITG
- a CDS encoding CGP-CTERM sorting domain-containing protein, with protein sequence MRKAAMIVAVFVFFGVFGFAMASATTIGVDLAHGESDKGLAALTDKNGTVLAEGMIKTLGDFNWVYIGDPAEADTLGIDSVGEKITYDAIKDVDFLILGQPSQAFAQDEIQAIVKWWSDGNRILWVAADSDYGDGVNRIDFADAILDNIGANLRVDQASVEDATSNAGAGYRVVGQVNPDSSTPDKDMITKDLANGGKVLFHGPGVVAYVDDSGNWKALTPNAGIENVYVIVTSSKDGQIVENNDPAANAYEAGSTGVFPLMAVQLFPDKKNVLIVSGETPYGGYEPMWAPEYHGVKLDGPQFVSNFIKWATSVQSTLGQTKSESGESTCGPAAILGLALLPLLRRRK
- a CDS encoding Lrp/AsnC family transcriptional regulator, with the protein product MPGVDEKDREILRILRREGRITLTELGRRVGLSPASVKNRMEKLEKLRAIRGYSAIVDPAFLEEYVQVFIELELAIDDHTVDPILRRIAALEEVQSLHRRSGGEQILIRASFHNTDEVKAFAGRLRRFFGKNLERVEVSLIMETFKENWVSFRGRE